Proteins encoded by one window of Arachis ipaensis cultivar K30076 chromosome B04, Araip1.1, whole genome shotgun sequence:
- the LOC107639057 gene encoding probable protein phosphatase 2C 40 produces MLGPETELKISFGYQCNGIEDISCKSINGYKILPYFPRTSSFSCLSGAAVSANATLANTNICNGVIGEEILPSLDSPKSFRKIPSSPSLSKLDILSSSLHSSFSNLSCSPSTQSDMFDYDACMVSAPCKSEGFLNAMEVQVAGGAAGEDRVQAVCSEENGWLFCGIYDGFNGRDAADFLACTLYDTIISYFNMLYFDLESDSIKASNSLDLGGSSQYELDERQSRSQKSFSYAVLDSLQRALNQVENDFLYMVEQEMEDRPDLVSVGSCVLLALLHGENLYTLNLGDSRAVLATCSMDGGMSGKERRMKAIQLTDIHTVDNEAERAQLLAGHPDDPKAIVAGKVKGKLKVTRAFGVGYLKKKILNDALMGILRVRDLISPPYISIQPSLNVHRISSSDQFAIVASDGLFDFFSNDEAVELAESYILSNPFGDPAKFLVEQLIARAADSAGFSTEELMNVPAGRRRKYHDDVTVIVIILGMNQRTSKASTCI; encoded by the exons ATGCTTGGTCCTGAAACAGAACTTAAGATAAGTTTTGGCTACCAATGCAATGGCATTGAAGATATCTCCTGCAAGTCTATCAACGGCTACAAAATCCTTCCATATTTCCCTAGAACAAGCAGTTTCTCTTGCTTGTCTGGTGCTGCTGTTAGCGCAAATGCTACACTTGCCAACACAAACATCTGCAATGGTGTGATAGGGGAAGAAATCCTTCCTAGTTTGGACTCTCCTAAATCGTTTCGTAAGATACCCTCTTCGCCAAGTCTTTCGAAGTTGGACATACTATCATCTTCTCTCCATAGTAGTTTCTCAAACCTCAGTTGCAGTCCATCCACACAAAGTGATATGTTTGATTATGACGCTTGTATGGTGAGTGCTCCTTGCAAAAGTGAAGGATTTCTCAATGCTATGGAAGTACAAGTAGCAGGGGGAGCTGCTGGTGAAGATAGAGTTCAAGCAGTTTGTTCTGAAGAAAATGGCTGGCTCTTTTGTGGAATTTATGACGGCTTTAACGGCAGGGATGCAGCTGACTTTCTGGCCTGTACCCTTTACGACACTATCATATCTTATTTTAATATGCTGTATTTTGATTTGGAATCAGATTCTATCAAGGCTTCCAACAGTCTTGATTTGGGTGGATCATCTCAATATGAGTTGGATGAGCGTCAATCTCGTTCTCAGAAATCATTTTCATATGCTGTTCTTGATAGCCTCCAACGTGCTCTCAATCAGGTTGAGAATGATTTCTTGTACATGGTTGAGCAGGAAATGGAGGACCGTCCGGATTTAGTTTCTGTCGGatcttgtgttttacttgcactTCTTCATGGGGAAAATTTGTATACACTTAATCTTGGTGACAGCAGAGCAGTATTGGCAACGTGCAGTATGGATGGCGGAATGAGTGGCAAAGAGAGAAGAATGAAAGCTATCCAGCTTACTGATATTCATACTGTTGACAATGAAGCCGAAAGAGCTCAACTTCTTGCTGGTCACCCAGATGATCCCAAGGCCATTGTAGCTGGGAAAGTGAAAGGAAAATTGAAGGTTACTCGCGCTTTTGGAGTTGGCTACTTGAAAAAG AAAATTCTGAATGATGCATTGATGGGAATTCTTCGAGTGCGTGATCTCATAAGCCCACCATACATTTCCATTCAACCGTCACTAAACGTGCATAGAATCTCAAGTTCCGATCAATTTGCTATAGTTGCGAGTGATGGTTTGTTCGATTTCTTCAGCAATGATGAAGCAGTAGAGCTTGCAGAGTCTTACATCCTAAGCAATCCATTTGGTGATCCAGCAAAATTCCTTGTTGAGCAACTTATAGCAAGAGCTGCTGATTCTGCAG GTTTTAGCACGGAAGAGTTGATGAATGTTCCGGCCGGGAGGAGGAGGAAGTACCATGATGATGTGACCGTGATTGTCATCATCCTTGGGATGAATCAACGGACGTCAAAGGCATCAACATGCATCTAA